In one window of Chryseobacterium sp. JV274 DNA:
- a CDS encoding DNA polymerase beta superfamily protein, whose product MTPKILEKIKEVEASRGVEVLLAVESGSRAWGFASPDSDYDIRFIYRHEKDWYLSPWDKDETIEFMTEDNLDGSGWDLRKTFHLLLKSNAALLSWFYSPIVYKTDEKFVELFRPLADACFSPVAVSYHYLSMSKKYLEACRSDEVKLKSYFYCLRTTLTGKWIIEKGTVPPVLFSDLLILTDDTTRRKIEDLVDLKATKGESYYHPNDWELFEFLEKTIAENEKKSKSLPAGKADKGEMERVFREILAL is encoded by the coding sequence ATGACACCAAAAATACTTGAAAAAATAAAAGAAGTTGAGGCAAGCCGGGGTGTAGAAGTCCTTCTTGCAGTAGAATCAGGAAGCAGAGCCTGGGGTTTTGCCTCTCCTGACAGTGATTATGACATACGTTTCATATACCGTCATGAAAAAGACTGGTATCTTTCTCCATGGGATAAGGATGAAACAATAGAATTTATGACAGAAGATAATCTGGACGGTTCGGGTTGGGATCTGCGAAAGACCTTTCATCTTTTACTGAAGTCGAATGCAGCCTTACTAAGCTGGTTTTATTCTCCAATAGTATATAAAACAGATGAAAAGTTTGTAGAACTGTTCAGACCTTTGGCAGACGCTTGTTTTTCTCCGGTTGCGGTTTCTTATCATTATTTAAGCATGAGCAAGAAATATCTGGAAGCCTGCAGAAGTGATGAAGTAAAATTAAAAAGTTACTTTTATTGCTTACGAACCACATTAACGGGAAAATGGATCATAGAAAAAGGGACGGTTCCTCCTGTACTGTTCAGTGATCTGCTTATTTTAACGGATGATACAACCAGAAGGAAAATAGAAGATCTTGTCGACTTAAAAGCCACCAAAGGAGAATCTTATTACCACCCAAACGATTGGGAACTGTTTGAATTTCTGGAGAAAACAATCGCTGAGAATGAGAAGAAATCAAAAAGTCTTCCGGCTGGAAAGGCGGATAAAGGTGAAATGGAGAGGGTTTTTAGGGAAATATTAGCGCTATAA
- the cobT gene encoding nicotinate-nucleotide--dimethylbenzimidazole phosphoribosyltransferase — protein MLSSELQHKIDFKTKPLGALGHLEHLAHKIGMVQKTTSPQLLNPHMVVFAADHGIAAAGVSAYPQEVTYQMVMNFLGGGAAINVFCRQHGIKIKIVDAGVNFDFPEGLNLIYKKVRKSSRNILKEPAMTFEEYQLALKNGKAVVAEIAGKDCNIIGFGEMGIGNTSASSLMMSKLFDIPITNCIGRGTGLNDHQLQNKISILTEAIEKYPSEMTEDEIAQIFGGLEIAQMIGAIEEAYHHNMLIMVDGFIATVAVATVWKKNPEILNNCIFCHVSNENAHPQLLGLMREKAILNLNLRLGEGTGCALAYPIIQSAVNFLNEMSSFEDAHISNKSS, from the coding sequence ATGTTATCATCAGAATTACAGCATAAAATTGATTTTAAGACAAAACCGTTAGGTGCATTAGGACATTTGGAACACCTTGCTCACAAAATCGGAATGGTTCAGAAGACCACTTCACCACAGTTATTGAATCCTCATATGGTGGTTTTTGCTGCCGATCACGGAATTGCTGCTGCAGGCGTAAGTGCTTACCCACAGGAAGTAACCTATCAGATGGTCATGAATTTTCTGGGTGGTGGTGCAGCCATCAATGTTTTTTGCAGACAGCATGGTATTAAGATTAAAATTGTAGATGCCGGAGTGAATTTTGATTTTCCTGAAGGGCTGAATCTGATTTATAAAAAAGTCAGAAAATCCAGCCGTAATATCCTGAAAGAACCAGCCATGACTTTTGAAGAATACCAGCTGGCACTTAAAAATGGAAAGGCTGTAGTTGCTGAAATTGCTGGAAAGGACTGTAATATCATTGGTTTCGGTGAAATGGGAATCGGGAATACTTCAGCTTCTTCATTGATGATGAGCAAACTGTTTGACATTCCGATTACCAATTGTATAGGACGCGGAACAGGTTTGAATGACCACCAGTTACAAAATAAGATCAGTATCTTAACAGAAGCGATAGAGAAATATCCGTCTGAAATGACTGAGGATGAAATTGCTCAAATCTTTGGCGGATTAGAAATTGCACAAATGATCGGAGCCATTGAAGAAGCTTATCATCATAATATGCTGATTATGGTAGATGGATTTATTGCAACGGTAGCAGTAGCAACGGTATGGAAAAAGAATCCTGAAATCCTGAACAATTGCATTTTCTGTCATGTAAGCAATGAAAATGCCCACCCTCAATTGTTGGGACTGATGAGGGAGAAAGCTATTTTAAATCTGAATCTGCGACTTGGTGAAGGAACAGGCTGTGCATTGGCCTATCCAATTATTCAAAGTGCGGTTAATTTCCTGAATGAAATGTCAAGTTTTGAAGATGCTCACATTTCCAATAAATCGTCTTAA
- a CDS encoding adenosylcobinamide-GDP ribazoletransferase, with product MKVLKNELIYFATALMFFTRIPVPFTIPYSSEIMNRSQKYFAWVGLLIGLINAVILYLSTVLFNLEIGIVLMMISSVLLTGAFHEDGFTDMCDSFGGGYGKEKILTIMKDSRVGAYGTIGIILLFALKFYGIQALGAVAPLRVLGIIVLAHTTSRFISGTMIYTHQYVTDIDVSKSKPLANKPLDKMALLVGFVSVLIAFALIPDWRLIFAFALAYLGKIYMGWYFKKHIGGYTGDCLGSVQQVCEVLFYLGTMIVWKFI from the coding sequence ATGAAAGTCCTCAAGAATGAACTGATCTACTTTGCAACAGCGCTGATGTTTTTCACAAGAATCCCGGTTCCGTTTACCATTCCTTATTCCAGTGAGATTATGAACAGATCCCAAAAATATTTTGCCTGGGTTGGGTTGTTAATAGGACTCATCAATGCGGTAATCCTTTATCTTTCCACGGTACTTTTTAATTTGGAAATTGGAATTGTTTTAATGATGATTTCCAGTGTTTTGCTTACCGGAGCTTTTCATGAAGATGGTTTTACAGATATGTGCGACAGTTTCGGTGGCGGCTATGGAAAGGAAAAAATACTGACTATTATGAAAGACAGCCGGGTAGGAGCGTATGGAACGATTGGTATTATCCTGCTTTTTGCTCTGAAATTCTACGGTATTCAGGCTTTGGGGGCCGTTGCGCCATTGAGAGTTTTAGGCATTATCGTTTTAGCTCATACAACAAGCCGGTTTATTTCAGGAACTATGATTTATACCCACCAATATGTTACTGATATTGATGTCAGTAAATCGAAACCTTTGGCCAATAAACCATTGGATAAAATGGCATTGCTGGTAGGATTCGTCAGTGTTTTAATTGCTTTTGCCCTGATTCCGGACTGGCGGTTGATTTTCGCTTTTGCGCTGGCTTATTTGGGGAAAATATATATGGGTTGGTATTTTAAAAAGCATATCGGCGGCTATACAGGCGATTGTCTGGGATCTGTGCAGCAGGTTTGTGAAGTTTTATTTTACTTAGGAACAATGATCGTATGGAAATTCATTTAA
- a CDS encoding histidine phosphatase family protein — MEIHLIRHTAVENPENLCYGFAEMPLRKEYPEDFKKLEIDDDYDMIISSPSQRCCLLADYFKFDYRTDERLREMNFGNWELKKWTDIPEEEINPWYKDFVNIKASGGENLLEMQTRVLNFWNALIQKKDIHKVLIATHAGVIRLIVQTVLQFPLENMFSIQIDYGKKVIINVDAGIFSVKKINV, encoded by the coding sequence ATGGAAATTCATTTAATCCGTCATACTGCCGTAGAAAATCCGGAAAATCTATGTTATGGTTTTGCTGAAATGCCTTTAAGAAAAGAGTATCCTGAAGATTTTAAAAAGTTGGAGATAGATGATGATTATGATATGATAATCTCTAGTCCTTCCCAACGCTGCTGTCTTTTAGCTGATTATTTTAAATTCGATTATCGGACAGATGAAAGACTTCGGGAAATGAATTTCGGGAACTGGGAACTGAAAAAATGGACTGATATTCCGGAAGAAGAAATCAATCCCTGGTACAAAGATTTTGTCAATATCAAAGCTTCTGGCGGAGAAAATCTCCTTGAAATGCAGACCCGTGTTCTCAATTTTTGGAATGCATTAATTCAGAAAAAAGATATACATAAAGTTCTCATTGCCACGCATGCCGGAGTCATTCGTCTGATTGTTCAGACTGTGCTTCAGTTTCCGCTGGAAAATATGTTCAGTATTCAGATTGATTATGGAAAGAAAGTGATCATTAATGTAGATGCAGGCATCTTTTCTGTTAAAAAGATAAATGTATAG
- a CDS encoding RtcB family protein, with amino-acid sequence MGTQGDGNHFLFVGISKNTGNTMMVTHHGSRAPGAALYDKGMKTANRFRQEISPETLRENAWIPYDTEEGKSYWEALQLIRQWTKENHTSLHDAVLNKLEMEKENRYWNEHNFVFKDGDLFYHAKGATPLDDKFMPDITGPRLIPLNMAEPVLIVQGKTNERNLGFAPHGAGRNFSRSQHKRSLAHKTTEEIFNEETEGLDIRFYSNEVDISELPSAYKSAKNVRAQIEEYGLCEVLDEVMPYGCIMAGDVEKNAPWKRKKKYRKA; translated from the coding sequence ATGGGGACTCAGGGAGACGGAAACCACTTCCTTTTTGTAGGAATTTCTAAAAATACCGGAAATACCATGATGGTAACTCATCACGGTTCAAGAGCACCGGGAGCGGCTTTATATGATAAAGGAATGAAGACAGCCAACCGTTTCAGACAGGAAATTTCTCCTGAAACATTGAGAGAAAACGCCTGGATTCCTTATGATACTGAAGAAGGTAAATCCTATTGGGAAGCCCTTCAGCTGATCAGACAATGGACAAAAGAAAACCATACTTCCCTTCATGATGCAGTTTTGAATAAGCTGGAAATGGAGAAGGAAAACAGATATTGGAATGAGCATAACTTCGTTTTCAAAGATGGAGATCTGTTCTATCATGCAAAAGGGGCAACTCCACTGGATGATAAATTCATGCCTGATATCACGGGACCAAGACTGATTCCGTTGAATATGGCAGAACCGGTACTGATTGTTCAGGGAAAAACAAATGAAAGAAACTTAGGTTTTGCCCCGCATGGAGCCGGAAGAAATTTCAGCAGAAGCCAGCATAAAAGATCTTTGGCTCATAAAACAACTGAAGAAATTTTCAATGAGGAAACAGAAGGATTAGATATCCGTTTCTATTCCAATGAAGTTGATATTTCTGAGCTTCCGAGCGCTTATAAAAGTGCTAAGAACGTAAGAGCACAGATTGAAGAATACGGACTTTGCGAAGTTTTGGATGAAGTAATGCCTTACGGGTGTATTATGGCCGGAGATGTTGAGAAGAATGCACCATGGAAGAGAAAGAAGAAATATAGAAAAGCATAA
- a CDS encoding HopJ type III effector protein encodes MVLLEQLKHFPETIQFGDVIAYIDENYEFTPTAFQNGDTTNQAGQNNGSCKLFSFASIQDLTKEETLWLFGEFYREDVLKNPEGSDHQNIRNFMKFGWEGVTFDENALKEK; translated from the coding sequence ATGGTACTATTAGAACAATTAAAACATTTTCCGGAAACGATTCAGTTTGGTGATGTTATCGCTTACATTGATGAAAATTATGAGTTTACTCCTACAGCTTTTCAAAACGGAGATACAACAAATCAGGCAGGACAGAACAATGGTTCGTGTAAGCTTTTCAGCTTTGCAAGCATTCAGGATCTGACCAAAGAAGAGACACTTTGGCTTTTTGGTGAATTCTACAGGGAAGATGTATTGAAAAATCCTGAGGGAAGTGATCATCAGAATATCCGGAACTTTATGAAGTTTGGCTGGGAAGGGGTTACTTTTGACGAAAATGCCTTAAAGGAAAAATAA
- a CDS encoding helix-turn-helix transcriptional regulator, which yields MSSNKNALIRYKTLDKCLKNKYRKYTLEDLIDECSEALFEFEGKESYVSKRTVQLDLQNMRSEKFGYEAPIEVYERKYYRYSDPEYSIHNISVNESDLKAMNNAVQILKQFKDFSMFKEMNGVIQKLEDSIHATNQKSIIHLDKNEQLKGLEHIDILYESIANKKVLKILYKSFTARESNVFTVHPQLLKEFNNRWFLICLYKQKMYNLALDRMESIETDESLPYIDKDLDGDEYFKDIVGVTVSESMDPRNVIFWVDAGNAPYVKTKPLHKSQEIIREDHEGTLFKICVQINFELERLLLGFGDSLIVHKPRKLRVKMEEKFNAGRKNYQSLIVPDEN from the coding sequence ATGTCATCCAATAAAAACGCTCTGATCCGGTATAAAACATTAGATAAATGTCTTAAAAACAAATACAGGAAATATACGCTGGAAGATCTCATTGACGAATGTTCAGAAGCATTATTTGAATTTGAAGGAAAAGAATCTTATGTAAGTAAACGGACGGTTCAGCTCGATCTTCAGAATATGCGGAGTGAGAAATTCGGGTATGAAGCTCCTATTGAAGTCTACGAAAGAAAATACTACCGCTACAGTGATCCGGAATATAGTATTCATAATATCTCTGTGAATGAAAGTGATCTGAAGGCCATGAACAATGCGGTCCAGATTTTAAAACAGTTCAAGGACTTTTCCATGTTCAAAGAGATGAATGGGGTTATTCAGAAACTGGAAGACTCAATTCATGCCACCAATCAGAAATCAATTATTCACCTGGATAAAAATGAGCAGCTGAAAGGACTGGAGCATATTGATATCCTATATGAAAGTATTGCCAATAAAAAAGTACTGAAGATTCTTTACAAAAGCTTTACGGCAAGAGAATCCAATGTATTTACCGTACACCCGCAGCTGTTGAAGGAATTCAACAACCGCTGGTTTCTGATCTGTCTTTATAAGCAGAAAATGTACAATCTGGCTCTGGATAGGATGGAAAGTATTGAAACAGATGAAAGTCTTCCCTATATTGATAAAGATCTGGATGGCGATGAATACTTCAAAGATATTGTAGGAGTTACCGTTTCAGAGTCAATGGATCCGAGAAATGTGATTTTCTGGGTAGATGCAGGAAATGCTCCTTACGTGAAGACCAAACCACTGCATAAAAGTCAGGAAATCATCAGAGAAGATCATGAAGGAACACTCTTTAAAATTTGTGTTCAGATCAATTTTGAATTAGAAAGATTGCTGCTTGGGTTTGGGGACAGTTTGATTGTTCATAAACCCCGAAAATTAAGAGTGAAAATGGAAGAAAAGTTCAATGCTGGTCGTAAAAACTATCAAAGTCTGATTGTTCCTGATGAAAACTAA
- a CDS encoding DUF1501 domain-containing protein has translation MLIKRREFLKISSLATASMLMPNFLKAMTLDEALNPNQNILVVLQFTGGNDGLNTIIPAKNDIYFRERKTLAIQDSIPLTDEAGINPSLSYFKELFDNGELSVMNNVGYPNPDKSHFRSMDIWQSASRSDQFLETGWLGRFLDEECYRCDHPTQALEVDDMLSLALKGENNKAFAFKDPKRLYQTSQEKYFKSLYDHHHDDETVSYLYQTLGSTINNADYIFEKSKTKKTEQVYPNSQLGKDFKTVASLIKSDINTQVYYLSIGSFDTHVNQNDRQKKLFNDINEAVKSFVADMKSNGLFNNILLMTFSEFGRRVAQNASNGTDHGTANQMFFISGNLKKKGILNALPDLQNLNDGDLIYKEDFRKVYATILKNWLKADSSKVLGWKDGIYDFV, from the coding sequence ATGTTAATCAAAAGAAGAGAATTCCTCAAAATAAGTTCACTGGCTACCGCTTCTATGCTAATGCCTAATTTCTTAAAAGCCATGACGCTGGATGAGGCTCTGAATCCCAATCAGAACATTCTAGTAGTTCTTCAGTTTACAGGAGGAAATGATGGTCTGAATACGATTATTCCAGCTAAAAATGATATTTATTTCAGAGAAAGAAAAACACTGGCTATTCAGGATTCAATACCGCTGACTGATGAAGCAGGAATCAATCCGTCACTATCCTATTTTAAAGAACTCTTTGACAATGGAGAACTTTCTGTAATGAATAATGTAGGGTATCCCAACCCTGACAAATCCCATTTCCGAAGTATGGATATCTGGCAGTCAGCAAGCAGAAGTGATCAGTTTCTGGAAACAGGCTGGCTGGGACGTTTTCTTGACGAAGAATGCTACCGATGCGACCACCCTACCCAGGCACTGGAAGTAGATGATATGTTGAGTCTTGCCTTAAAAGGAGAAAATAATAAGGCTTTTGCCTTTAAAGATCCTAAAAGACTCTACCAAACCAGTCAGGAAAAGTATTTTAAATCTCTCTACGACCATCATCACGATGATGAAACTGTGTCTTATCTTTATCAGACTCTAGGCTCAACCATCAATAATGCCGATTATATCTTTGAAAAAAGTAAAACAAAAAAAACAGAACAGGTTTATCCAAATTCCCAGTTGGGAAAAGACTTTAAGACCGTTGCTTCTTTAATAAAATCTGATATCAATACACAGGTTTATTATCTTTCGATCGGAAGTTTTGATACCCATGTCAATCAGAATGACCGACAGAAAAAGTTATTCAATGATATCAATGAAGCTGTAAAATCATTTGTTGCCGATATGAAAAGTAACGGACTTTTCAATAATATCCTGCTGATGACATTCTCAGAATTTGGGCGCCGTGTGGCTCAGAATGCCAGCAACGGAACAGACCACGGGACAGCTAATCAAATGTTTTTTATCAGCGGAAACCTTAAAAAGAAAGGCATTCTGAATGCTCTTCCCGATTTACAGAATCTGAATGACGGCGACCTAATCTACAAAGAAGATTTCAGAAAAGTATATGCTACCATCCTGAAAAACTGGCTTAAAGCAGATTCTTCTAAAGTATTGGGATGGAAGGATGGGATTTATGATTTTGTGTAG
- a CDS encoding DUF1800 family protein — translation MTADSLLKNKHLLWRAGFGVGIHQIDDLKNKSIKTLVAELLKEDSFSEITYDTPDPDSAVDYMNSTAPAEKKKEMQRLNREQNNELNLNFLNTIVNSREQMREKMAFFWHGHFASRVVNPRFNKQLLNTLRKNALGNFKDLLFEVSQSTAMLNFLNNQQNKKDHPNENFAREVMELFTMGRGNYTEKDVREGARAFTGWSYDKEGNFRERKNLHDEGAKTFLGKTGNFDGSDVLNIILEQKATAQFITTKIYKFFVNEKPDQDIVNKLSTNFYNSGYDIKKLMTEIFSSTWFYEQKNIGNRIKSPIELMAGMMRILPMHIQNPENLIVYQKLLGQMLLYPPNVAGWPNGKAWIDSSTLMVRLQIPQIWSGLRPLEYSPRQDDDIDMGMKSRETALNKSFKNPNITIDWDRIEKLFANKNCEDYLLQNTQSLDMNSVKNFSDKSIKMNVINLMSTPEYQLM, via the coding sequence ATGACAGCTGATTCATTATTAAAAAACAAGCATCTTCTTTGGCGGGCAGGTTTTGGTGTAGGCATTCATCAAATTGATGATTTGAAAAACAAAAGCATTAAAACCTTAGTGGCTGAATTATTGAAAGAGGACAGTTTCAGTGAGATCACCTATGACACTCCTGATCCGGATTCGGCAGTGGATTACATGAACAGTACAGCTCCCGCAGAAAAGAAAAAAGAAATGCAGCGACTCAACAGGGAGCAAAACAATGAACTGAATCTCAATTTTCTGAATACAATTGTAAACAGCAGAGAACAGATGAGGGAAAAGATGGCGTTCTTCTGGCATGGGCATTTTGCTTCAAGAGTGGTCAACCCAAGGTTCAACAAACAACTTTTAAATACTCTCCGAAAGAATGCATTGGGAAATTTTAAAGATCTGCTTTTTGAAGTAAGCCAGTCGACAGCCATGCTTAATTTTCTTAATAATCAACAGAATAAAAAGGATCATCCTAATGAGAATTTCGCCCGTGAGGTGATGGAACTGTTTACTATGGGAAGGGGCAATTATACTGAAAAAGACGTAAGAGAAGGTGCCAGAGCTTTTACGGGATGGAGTTATGATAAGGAAGGAAATTTCAGAGAAAGGAAAAACCTCCATGATGAAGGCGCAAAGACTTTTTTAGGTAAAACGGGCAACTTTGATGGAAGCGATGTGCTCAATATTATTTTGGAACAGAAGGCAACAGCACAGTTTATAACAACGAAAATCTATAAATTCTTCGTTAATGAAAAACCCGATCAGGATATTGTCAACAAACTGAGTACAAATTTCTATAATTCAGGATATGACATCAAAAAACTGATGACTGAAATATTTTCAAGCACCTGGTTTTATGAGCAAAAGAATATCGGCAACCGTATAAAATCACCCATAGAACTGATGGCCGGTATGATGAGAATACTTCCTATGCATATTCAGAATCCTGAAAACCTCATCGTGTACCAGAAATTATTGGGACAGATGCTGCTTTATCCGCCTAATGTAGCAGGATGGCCGAACGGAAAAGCATGGATAGACAGTTCTACCCTGATGGTAAGACTTCAGATTCCACAGATATGGTCAGGGCTTCGCCCATTGGAATACAGTCCGCGACAGGATGATGATATCGATATGGGAATGAAATCCCGGGAAACAGCTTTAAACAAAAGCTTTAAAAATCCAAATATCACCATAGACTGGGATCGTATTGAAAAGCTCTTCGCTAATAAAAACTGTGAAGATTATCTTCTGCAGAATACTCAAAGTCTCGATATGAACTCTGTAAAGAATTTTTCTGACAAGAGTATAAAAATGAATGTCATCAACCTGATGTCTACCCCGGAATACCAGTTAATGTAG
- a CDS encoding glucokinase: MILNPKFPLYLPGVENSNNDNVSIIGASLREDITILGYFVSGNGGLEIKVQNKYATKEYTSFSDILKKFIQDNQLQNVKRLGMAVPGPVLDGKSSPARLGWNLDVEEYARDFGFEKVDMLNDLEASAYGMALLEDNDLEAIYTSGHLEKGNVAVLAPGNGLGEAGYFFDGKYLRPFATEGGHSEFSPRTNVEVEFYQFLNNIYGIVSWENVLSKSGLFNIYRFLRDVKRHPEPEWLGERLAQGNFVEELYKAAIEENVLICKIALDTFLEFLAREANNLTLKVKATGGLLISGDIPQMVREYIDKAKFYEKFKISDKMEGMLKNIPIYLVKQNHTALNGIALYTAYYQV, encoded by the coding sequence ATGATTCTGAATCCAAAATTTCCACTTTATTTACCAGGAGTAGAGAACAGTAATAATGATAATGTTTCTATCATTGGGGCAAGTCTCCGTGAAGATATAACGATCTTAGGCTATTTTGTTTCCGGGAACGGAGGTCTTGAGATAAAAGTACAAAATAAATATGCAACCAAAGAATACACTTCTTTTTCAGATATTTTAAAGAAGTTTATTCAGGATAACCAGTTGCAAAATGTAAAACGTCTGGGAATGGCAGTGCCAGGTCCTGTACTTGACGGAAAAAGCAGTCCTGCAAGATTGGGCTGGAATTTAGATGTTGAAGAATATGCCCGTGATTTCGGGTTCGAAAAAGTAGACATGCTGAATGACCTTGAGGCTTCTGCCTACGGAATGGCTCTTCTTGAAGATAACGACCTTGAAGCTATTTATACAAGCGGACATCTTGAAAAAGGAAATGTAGCGGTTCTTGCTCCCGGAAACGGATTGGGTGAAGCCGGATATTTCTTTGACGGAAAATACCTGAGACCTTTCGCTACAGAAGGAGGACATTCAGAATTTTCACCAAGAACCAATGTAGAGGTTGAATTTTACCAGTTCCTAAACAATATCTATGGTATTGTAAGCTGGGAAAATGTACTTTCAAAGTCAGGGTTATTCAATATCTATAGATTTTTAAGGGATGTAAAAAGGCATCCTGAACCGGAATGGTTGGGAGAGCGCCTTGCACAAGGGAATTTTGTGGAAGAACTTTATAAAGCGGCAATCGAGGAGAATGTATTGATCTGCAAAATAGCTTTAGACACTTTCCTTGAGTTTCTGGCAAGAGAAGCAAATAACCTGACATTAAAAGTAAAAGCTACCGGAGGATTACTGATTTCGGGAGATATTCCTCAGATGGTCAGAGAATATATAGATAAGGCAAAATTCTATGAAAAATTCAAGATCAGTGATAAAATGGAAGGAATGCTTAAAAATATTCCGATCTATTTGGTCAAGCAAAATCATACAGCATTAAATGGTATAGCACTTTATACAGCTTACTATCAGGTATAA
- a CDS encoding YceI family protein yields MKKIFLLAVLAGGLAFGQSKKVVASDVHWWGYKVAKSEASSHDGTVKVKSGDMIMKGNQLVGGSFVLDMTSISSTDLTGEYQQKLNGHLKNGDFFEVEKFPTASFKITGIKKNSDKIYSSLVTGNLTVKGKTNPITFPAKISYSKGVVSLVSNKFAFDRQKFDVAYKSTMQDVFVKDDIEMLVKVTAQ; encoded by the coding sequence ATGAAAAAAATATTTTTATTAGCAGTTTTAGCTGGTGGTTTAGCTTTCGGACAGTCAAAAAAAGTAGTAGCGTCTGATGTACACTGGTGGGGATATAAAGTAGCAAAATCTGAAGCAAGTTCTCACGACGGGACAGTGAAAGTAAAGTCTGGAGATATGATCATGAAAGGAAACCAATTGGTAGGTGGAAGCTTCGTATTGGATATGACTTCTATCAGCTCAACTGACCTTACAGGAGAATATCAGCAAAAATTAAACGGACATCTTAAGAATGGTGATTTCTTTGAAGTTGAAAAATTCCCTACTGCAAGCTTTAAAATCACTGGAATCAAGAAAAACAGCGATAAAATTTACAGTTCTCTTGTAACAGGAAACCTTACTGTAAAAGGAAAAACAAACCCAATTACTTTCCCTGCTAAGATTTCTTACAGCAAAGGAGTAGTAAGCCTGGTTTCAAATAAATTCGCTTTCGACAGACAAAAATTTGATGTAGCTTACAAGTCTACAATGCAGGATGTTTTTGTGAAAGATGATATTGAAATGCTTGTAAAAGTAACTGCTCAATAA
- a CDS encoding YceI family protein gives MKRLLLFAMVCASISFVSAQKKFDKVAKVTSSEIRWWGYKVVKTEASSHSGTVKLKSGKFNFDHTVLVDGEFVIDMRSMMAGDVSDEDQIKLTNDLKSTNFFEVKKFPIAKFHLTKIIPLANSEYNSTVYGDLTLKGVRKTISFPANVYVTQFTTSIESAKFSLNRRDFKVFYQSSLKDYFIKNEMDIQFKVTTEMLDNENRAPKKKK, from the coding sequence ATGAAAAGATTACTATTGTTTGCTATGGTGTGCGCAAGTATATCATTTGTTTCTGCCCAAAAGAAATTTGATAAGGTTGCAAAAGTGACTTCATCAGAGATCAGATGGTGGGGGTATAAAGTGGTGAAAACCGAAGCATCTTCCCACTCAGGAACAGTAAAGCTAAAGAGCGGAAAATTCAACTTTGACCACACGGTTCTGGTAGATGGAGAATTTGTAATAGATATGAGAAGTATGATGGCGGGAGATGTTTCTGATGAAGATCAAATCAAACTTACTAATGATCTGAAAAGCACAAATTTCTTTGAAGTAAAAAAATTCCCTATTGCAAAATTCCATTTGACTAAAATTATTCCTTTAGCAAACAGTGAATACAATTCTACAGTATACGGAGACCTTACCCTTAAAGGAGTAAGAAAAACAATTTCTTTCCCTGCGAATGTATATGTTACTCAGTTTACAACCTCTATTGAATCTGCGAAGTTCTCTCTGAACAGAAGAGACTTTAAAGTATTCTATCAGTCTTCACTGAAAGATTATTTCATTAAGAACGAAATGGATATCCAATTCAAAGTTACTACAGAAATGCTGGATAACGAGAATAGAGCTCCGAAAAAGAAAAAATAA